One window of Phycisphaeraceae bacterium genomic DNA carries:
- the arsM gene encoding arsenite methyltransferase: MSKNDQACCGPGCCDGTKAAADVSVQDEVRSQVREGYSSIARSGSWNGGDAATGGCCAGTVQSGGCCGPSTFSPGQLAAAIGYSRGELASMPEGANMGLSCGNPTAIASLKPGEVVLDLGSGGGFDCFIAGPKVGASGRVIGVDMTPEMLSKARRNIASYTSQTGLSNVEFRLGEIEHLPVADASVDVVLSNCVLNLSPDKGRVWREIARVLKPGGRVAASDLALLLPLPQRVVSDVEALIGCVAGAVLVEETRRQAADAGLREIVLTPKPAYIEAMTNWEDPLFRKIMDALPAGSKPSDYITSLDIAARKPG, translated from the coding sequence ATGAGCAAGAATGATCAGGCCTGTTGCGGACCCGGATGCTGCGATGGCACGAAGGCGGCGGCGGATGTTTCGGTGCAGGATGAGGTTCGGAGCCAGGTGCGAGAGGGGTATTCGAGCATCGCGCGGAGCGGCTCTTGGAATGGCGGGGATGCTGCAACGGGAGGGTGTTGCGCGGGCACGGTGCAGTCCGGCGGGTGTTGCGGGCCTTCGACGTTTTCGCCGGGGCAGCTGGCCGCGGCGATCGGGTATTCGCGGGGTGAGCTCGCGTCGATGCCTGAGGGCGCGAACATGGGTCTCTCGTGCGGGAACCCGACGGCGATTGCCTCTCTCAAGCCGGGGGAGGTGGTGCTTGATCTGGGCTCCGGCGGGGGATTCGACTGCTTTATTGCCGGTCCGAAGGTCGGTGCGAGCGGGCGTGTGATCGGCGTGGACATGACGCCGGAGATGCTGAGCAAGGCGAGGCGGAACATTGCGTCGTACACGAGCCAGACGGGGCTATCGAATGTGGAGTTCAGACTCGGGGAGATCGAGCACCTGCCGGTGGCGGATGCGAGCGTTGATGTGGTGCTCTCGAACTGCGTGCTGAATCTGTCGCCGGATAAGGGGCGTGTGTGGCGCGAGATCGCGCGTGTGTTGAAGCCGGGCGGACGAGTGGCGGCATCGGACCTTGCGCTGCTGCTGCCGTTGCCGCAGCGAGTCGTGAGCGATGTCGAGGCGTTGATCGGATGTGTCGCGGGCGCGGTGCTCGTCGAGGAGACGCGGCGGCAGGCGGCGGATGCGGGGCTTCGTGAGATCGTGCTGACACCGAAGCCGGCGTATATCGAGGCGATGACGAACTGGGAGGACCCGTTGTTTCGCAAGATCATGGATGCGTTGCCCGCGGGCTCGAAGCCGAGCGATTACATCACGAGTCTTGATATCGCGGCGCGGAAACCGGGTTGA
- a CDS encoding MogA/MoaB family molybdenum cofactor biosynthesis protein yields the protein MPNQPIRAAVLTVSDRCSRGEATDTSGPALCAMLHERVNAQIVATRCLPDDRDQLAACFVEWGRLDERGHAAIDLVVSTGGTGLAPRDVTPEAAKSVFEREHSGLMELARLRCMSKTPRTFLSRGVSGTIGRTLILTLPGSLRGATENLEALLDILPHAIETVRGEVQDDGRPDAQAVTGKVIRHER from the coding sequence ATGCCCAACCAGCCCATCCGCGCCGCCGTGCTCACCGTTAGCGACCGCTGCTCTCGTGGCGAGGCGACCGACACGTCCGGGCCTGCCCTGTGCGCCATGCTGCACGAACGCGTGAACGCGCAGATCGTTGCGACGCGCTGCCTGCCCGATGATCGCGACCAACTTGCCGCGTGCTTTGTCGAGTGGGGCCGCCTCGATGAACGAGGCCATGCCGCCATCGATCTTGTCGTGAGCACGGGCGGAACCGGCCTCGCCCCGCGCGACGTCACACCCGAGGCTGCCAAGAGCGTCTTCGAACGCGAACACAGCGGCCTCATGGAACTCGCGCGCCTGCGCTGCATGAGCAAGACGCCACGGACGTTTCTCTCGCGTGGTGTCTCGGGCACGATCGGCCGAACGCTCATCCTTACTCTCCCCGGTTCCCTCCGCGGCGCGACCGAGAATCTCGAGGCCCTGCTCGACATCCTGCCGCACGCCATCGAGACCGTGCGCGGCGAAGTACAGGACGACGGCCGCCCCGATGCCCAGGCCGTCACGGGTAAGGTGATTCGTCATGAGCGGTAG
- a CDS encoding MoaD/ThiS family protein — translation MKVEVLIFGGAALVTKTDRVTVEVGPAPTVRDVLLALHAQHPSLRFALPPPETGRLAVNQAFAKGDDPIKPGPVDRGGDEVALVTLVGGG, via the coding sequence ATGAAGGTTGAAGTGCTGATCTTCGGCGGGGCGGCGCTCGTAACCAAGACCGACCGCGTGACGGTCGAAGTAGGCCCCGCGCCGACGGTGCGCGATGTGCTTCTGGCTCTGCACGCGCAGCACCCGTCGCTCAGGTTCGCCCTGCCACCCCCGGAGACGGGTCGCCTGGCAGTCAACCAGGCCTTCGCCAAGGGAGACGACCCGATCAAGCCCGGCCCGGTGGACCGGGGTGGCGACGAGGTCGCGCTCGTCACTCTGGTTGGTGGCGGCTGA
- a CDS encoding molybdopterin molybdotransferase MoeA — MGFQGRDFAFESPAAAVAGLIARVAGVHVGSPPSRRTEVVCLHAARGRILARPTAFDRDSPAFDYSAMDGYAVHASDVLDAAANARMRGLPAVTLAVMGESRIGAAPPSLRRNASAVAPHAVAIRIATGAALPMGDCDADAIIKREDVIEHADESGLASGGVRAVTLALETAERVARGDHIRSRGENARAGEVILAPGEVLTAASLGALAAMGGVAPQVFAPLRIAFITTGDELVAPDQTPGPFQIRNSNAAAITAILSSQAWIDVVHVSHINDDADLAAVLRDVTAPAIAAEAVLLTGGVSMGHRDPVRSAVESIGAEIVFHGLPQRPGKPMLGAVLHPPDRRAVPIIGLPGNPVSAMVTCTRIVLPVLAACAGAPRTPAALLPRFVHLVGDDGKRVALWWHRPSSLRTLEHCNAVAQLEDTRGSGDIISAARSDGFVELPPATGPSNSAMAETLVPFYPWPA; from the coding sequence ATGGGCTTTCAAGGTCGGGATTTCGCGTTCGAGTCTCCCGCTGCGGCTGTGGCCGGGCTCATCGCGCGTGTGGCCGGCGTACACGTTGGGTCACCCCCTTCGCGAAGGACTGAGGTTGTCTGCCTGCACGCGGCCAGAGGGCGGATCCTCGCCCGGCCAACCGCCTTTGATCGCGACAGCCCCGCCTTCGACTATTCCGCGATGGATGGATATGCCGTACACGCATCTGATGTGCTCGATGCGGCTGCCAACGCGCGAATGAGGGGGCTGCCCGCAGTTACGCTGGCCGTGATGGGTGAGTCGAGGATCGGCGCCGCGCCGCCATCACTCCGACGGAATGCCAGCGCGGTTGCCCCGCACGCCGTTGCGATCCGCATCGCCACCGGCGCCGCTCTCCCGATGGGCGATTGCGACGCCGACGCGATCATCAAGCGTGAGGACGTTATCGAACATGCAGACGAATCGGGCTTGGCGAGTGGGGGCGTGCGCGCCGTAACGCTCGCGCTGGAAACGGCCGAGCGCGTCGCCCGCGGCGACCACATTCGGAGCCGCGGTGAGAACGCAAGGGCGGGTGAGGTCATCCTCGCGCCGGGGGAAGTACTCACGGCCGCGTCGCTGGGCGCGCTAGCCGCCATGGGCGGCGTCGCGCCGCAAGTCTTCGCACCCTTGCGCATCGCGTTCATCACGACCGGTGATGAACTTGTCGCTCCCGACCAGACTCCAGGTCCGTTCCAGATCCGCAACTCGAACGCCGCCGCGATCACCGCGATCCTGTCTTCGCAGGCGTGGATCGACGTCGTGCATGTGTCGCACATCAACGACGATGCCGACCTCGCCGCTGTACTTCGCGACGTAACCGCACCCGCAATCGCCGCTGAGGCCGTGTTGCTCACCGGTGGCGTGTCGATGGGGCACCGGGACCCGGTGCGTTCCGCTGTCGAGTCGATCGGCGCGGAGATCGTCTTCCACGGCCTTCCCCAGCGCCCCGGCAAGCCCATGCTCGGGGCGGTGCTTCACCCGCCCGATCGGCGAGCCGTGCCGATCATCGGCCTCCCGGGCAACCCCGTGTCGGCGATGGTCACGTGCACGCGAATCGTGCTGCCCGTTCTGGCCGCGTGTGCGGGTGCGCCCCGAACCCCAGCGGCGCTCTTGCCTCGCTTCGTTCACCTTGTCGGAGACGATGGAAAGCGAGTCGCCCTCTGGTGGCATCGCCCGTCGTCGCTGCGCACACTTGAACACTGCAACGCCGTCGCCCAACTCGAGGACACTCGCGGCTCGGGCGACATCATCTCTGCCGCTCGCAGCGATGGCTTTGTCGAACTGCCCCCGGCGACAGGCCCGTCCAACAGCGCCATGGCTGAAACGCTGGTCCCCTTCTACCCATGGCCCGCGTAA
- a CDS encoding molybdenum cofactor guanylyltransferase codes for MLVGGKSTRFGRDKLREPIECDGELLVQRPISALRAVFGQRVKLVGQCHPSMVSMADGVIVDDYPGSGPMGGVLSALRRWGGPIFVLAGDMPAFDAHSVREIAALAEIDREATVVVARSDRIHPCAGIYTQAAIGELYTRLASGDFRLGDMLLSGNTRTVPIVPCRLVNLNRQYEFFEWSRSESARISTGANATLQNRDSELR; via the coding sequence GTGCTCGTCGGCGGCAAGAGCACCCGCTTTGGCCGCGACAAGCTCCGTGAACCCATCGAATGCGATGGCGAACTGTTGGTCCAGCGCCCGATCAGCGCCCTCCGGGCCGTCTTCGGCCAACGTGTCAAACTCGTCGGGCAGTGTCATCCGAGCATGGTGTCCATGGCGGATGGGGTTATCGTCGACGACTACCCTGGGAGCGGGCCTATGGGCGGAGTTCTGTCGGCTCTGCGCAGGTGGGGCGGCCCCATCTTCGTCCTTGCGGGTGATATGCCCGCGTTTGATGCCCATTCCGTTCGCGAGATCGCCGCTCTGGCTGAAATCGATCGTGAGGCAACTGTCGTTGTCGCACGCTCAGATCGCATCCATCCCTGTGCCGGCATCTACACGCAAGCGGCTATCGGAGAGCTTTACACAAGACTCGCCTCAGGTGATTTCCGACTCGGTGACATGCTTCTGAGCGGAAACACTCGCACTGTGCCCATCGTTCCGTGTAGGCTCGTCAACCTCAACCGGCAGTATGAGTTCTTCGAGTGGAGCAGATCTGAGTCTGCTCGCATATCAACGGGGGCAAACGCCACGCTCCAAAATCGAGATTCCGAACTCCGATGA
- the moaC gene encoding cyclic pyranopterin monophosphate synthase MoaC translates to MPTNPPHAPTPALSHVTDDGAARMVDVGDKPVTQRSATAEGFVRVSHELAAAIEANAISKGSVLEVSRLAGILAAKRTDELIPLCHMLPLDAVDVSTALEPATTTNTPRRVRVVAAVRTRSRTGVEMEALTAVCVACLTVIDMGKAIDKAMVIEGVRVLEKHGGRYGSYVAPGATSETVAGGRQ, encoded by the coding sequence ATGCCTACGAACCCACCGCACGCACCAACTCCCGCTCTCTCCCACGTCACCGATGACGGCGCGGCTCGTATGGTGGATGTTGGCGACAAGCCGGTGACCCAGCGTTCAGCGACGGCTGAGGGTTTCGTCCGAGTCAGCCACGAACTCGCAGCGGCGATTGAGGCAAACGCAATCAGCAAGGGATCCGTGCTCGAGGTCTCTCGACTCGCAGGGATCCTCGCTGCCAAGCGCACGGACGAACTGATCCCGCTCTGCCATATGCTCCCGTTGGATGCAGTGGACGTATCGACTGCCTTGGAGCCAGCAACGACGACGAACACGCCGCGCCGTGTGCGCGTCGTGGCGGCCGTCAGAACGCGATCACGCACCGGCGTTGAGATGGAGGCCCTCACCGCGGTCTGCGTTGCATGCCTGACGGTGATCGATATGGGCAAGGCGATCGACAAAGCGATGGTCATCGAGGGCGTGCGCGTGCTTGAGAAGCACGGCGGTCGCTACGGGTCATACGTCGCGCCCGGTGCAACTTCCGAGACTGTTGCTGGGGGCCGGCAGTGA